The following are encoded together in the Alteromonas gilva genome:
- a CDS encoding cyclase family protein, with translation MFNPAEYQMIDLSVTLDNNEYTDPPPLLPKIDYMDHQEGFPEMQAMFPGLTIDQLPGEESWAAERLQITTHSGTHMDAPWHYASTTDGGKPAYGIDEMPLEWCFQAGVKLDFRHLPDGYVVSGADVEAELERIGHTLQPLDIVVVNTRAGELFGQPGYLEAGVGMGREATMYLLERGVKIVGTDAWSWDAPFKFTRERFLKDKDPSIIWEGHKAGRDIGYGQMEKLSNLEAIPSTGFLVSCFPYKIKHASAGFVRAVAFVPTKNGR, from the coding sequence ATGTTTAACCCTGCTGAATATCAGATGATCGATTTATCGGTCACGCTCGACAACAACGAATATACCGATCCTCCTCCTTTGTTGCCAAAAATAGACTACATGGATCATCAGGAAGGCTTTCCTGAAATGCAGGCGATGTTTCCAGGATTAACCATTGATCAGCTACCCGGTGAAGAAAGCTGGGCAGCGGAACGGCTGCAAATTACCACTCACAGCGGCACCCACATGGACGCGCCCTGGCACTATGCGTCGACCACAGACGGTGGCAAGCCTGCCTATGGGATTGATGAAATGCCGTTAGAATGGTGCTTTCAAGCTGGTGTGAAGCTTGATTTTCGTCATCTGCCTGATGGCTACGTGGTGAGCGGCGCCGACGTTGAAGCCGAGCTTGAGCGAATCGGACATACCCTGCAACCGCTGGATATTGTGGTGGTTAATACCCGAGCCGGCGAGCTGTTCGGGCAGCCGGGCTATTTAGAAGCGGGTGTAGGTATGGGGCGCGAAGCTACCATGTATTTACTTGAGCGGGGCGTGAAAATCGTTGGCACAGATGCATGGAGCTGGGACGCCCCGTTTAAATTTACTCGTGAACGTTTCTTAAAGGACAAGGACCCGAGCATTATCTGGGAAGGGCATAAAGCGGGTCGTGACATTGGTTATGGCCAGATGGAAAAGCTGTCCAACCTCGAAGCTATTCCATCTACCGGGTTTTTAGTGTCCTGTTTCCCTTACAAAATCAAACATGCCTCTGCCGGCTTTGTGCGGGCGGTCGCCTTTGTACCCACTAAAAATGGCAGGTAA
- a CDS encoding alpha/beta hydrolase family protein — protein MFKYFPTNYVWNLSVNLAIEMGARIGEIEEMCGPLQEAAKQKDKEGTEAFRDTWAKMADKLCLLAEEDESRGRMISAGDKYNRAATYLITCERLQGHKAPGRLELYQRALALFQKSITLGKENCERVEIPYDGKQLSALYVRAEGVEGPAPVLIQVNGLDSTKEMKYRVGLPHWLAKRGVSSLIVDQPGTGEALRLHEIPARFDAEYWASKVVDYLEQRSDIDSQRIGMEGVSLGGYHCPRAVANEPRLALGVCWGANHDWRDVQKRRLEKEGDFPVPHYWQHVCWAWGAKDIDEFMEIAENVHLDGQIEKIKVPFLVTHGEKDSQIPIKWAYRTYEQLVNSPKRELKIFTDREGGVQHSSFDNSANAGNYIADWVAETFKATTA, from the coding sequence ATGTTTAAGTATTTTCCCACCAACTATGTGTGGAACCTGTCAGTCAATCTGGCCATTGAAATGGGTGCGCGGATTGGCGAAATCGAGGAAATGTGCGGACCTTTGCAGGAAGCTGCAAAGCAAAAAGACAAGGAAGGCACCGAAGCATTCCGTGACACCTGGGCAAAAATGGCCGACAAATTGTGTCTGCTGGCCGAGGAAGACGAGAGCCGGGGCCGCATGATTTCTGCCGGCGATAAATACAATCGCGCGGCAACTTACCTTATTACCTGCGAGCGCTTGCAGGGTCATAAAGCGCCGGGTCGTTTAGAACTCTATCAGCGCGCGTTAGCGTTGTTTCAAAAGAGCATCACGCTGGGTAAAGAGAATTGTGAGCGCGTTGAAATCCCTTATGACGGAAAGCAACTATCAGCTCTTTATGTACGTGCTGAAGGCGTTGAAGGCCCGGCGCCGGTTCTGATCCAGGTGAATGGCCTGGATTCAACCAAAGAAATGAAATACCGCGTGGGTTTGCCTCACTGGCTGGCAAAACGCGGCGTGTCTTCGTTAATTGTGGATCAGCCTGGTACCGGTGAGGCCCTGCGCCTGCACGAAATTCCGGCTCGATTCGATGCGGAGTACTGGGCATCCAAAGTGGTGGACTACCTGGAGCAGCGAAGTGACATTGATAGTCAGCGTATTGGTATGGAAGGGGTTTCCCTGGGTGGGTATCACTGTCCTCGTGCGGTAGCCAACGAACCACGTTTAGCGTTAGGTGTGTGTTGGGGCGCCAACCATGACTGGCGCGATGTGCAAAAACGTCGGCTGGAAAAAGAAGGCGACTTTCCGGTACCGCACTACTGGCAACATGTGTGCTGGGCGTGGGGGGCGAAAGACATCGATGAGTTTATGGAAATTGCTGAAAACGTGCATCTTGATGGTCAGATCGAGAAGATCAAAGTGCCTTTTCTGGTTACCCACGGTGAGAAAGATTCACAAATCCCTATCAAATGGGCGTATCGCACCTATGAGCAACTGGTTAACAGCCCCAAACGTGAATTAAAAATCTTTACCGACCGCGAGG